A region from the Sandaracinus amylolyticus genome encodes:
- a CDS encoding nitrous oxide reductase accessory protein NosL has translation MHRANVLTRLVLTASMVLAVLAACASGDTGASAQAAGRCAHCGMRVPADSTWRAGLTTASGEALLFDAPKCMFRILRGERGRDAREPWVIEYYASERRPASSLVYVLGSDVESPMGRDLVPIEGRERAERFQRDHHAQRVLTYDEVTSSVIDELFRPGGGHAH, from the coding sequence ATGCACCGCGCGAACGTCCTCACCCGGCTCGTCCTCACTGCATCGATGGTGCTCGCCGTGCTCGCCGCGTGCGCCTCGGGCGACACCGGCGCGAGCGCGCAGGCCGCCGGACGCTGCGCGCACTGCGGGATGCGCGTGCCCGCGGACTCGACGTGGCGCGCCGGGCTCACCACCGCGTCGGGCGAAGCGCTGCTCTTCGACGCGCCGAAGTGCATGTTCCGGATCCTGCGCGGCGAGCGCGGGCGCGACGCGCGCGAGCCGTGGGTCATCGAGTACTACGCGAGCGAGCGTCGCCCCGCGTCGTCGCTCGTCTACGTGCTCGGCAGCGACGTCGAGAGCCCGATGGGCCGCGACCTCGTGCCGATCGAGGGCCGCGAGCGCGCCGAGCGCTTCCAGCGCGATCACCACGCGCAGCGCGTGCTCACGTACGACGAGGTCACGTCGAGCGTGATCGACGAGCTCTTCCGCCCGGGCGGCGGTCACGCGCACTGA
- a CDS encoding serine/threonine-protein kinase has translation MTPCPRCGHENVDHARFCSACGAILEARASVDDPLIGRIVADRYRIVRPIGEGGMGRVYLAEQRMGTTTRAVAIKVLTTPMSDSLAVARFYRECETVVQLTHPHTIRFYDFGELALPLSSGAVDRRLYIAMEYVDGRSLATAIESGPLPLDIVDRLVRQIGGALTEAHRRGIVHRDLKPDNVLLAHNEAEGEIAKVLDFGIAKKDHVEGPEITAQGTIIGTPAYMSPEQISGMRVDERSDVYALALMTYEMLTGARPFAARTPIEWATAHMMSAPRSFDEFPSAQALSPERRAAILRGLEKDPQSRTASVRRFVDDFCGIESSQPTPIPRIPSTAPPSDLGNAPTLAAPHTPRDTAPHVGAIPGAGPGLGAILGAALGGIALIAAGAATVWVVAGGPSDVQDVADAAAPHDAGTDAEGHLPHEWLTILHFEERARDATHALGPPDGRCASIAPGGTITLELTPGARMLTDGTEHPDLQIEVREGSGPYRVDVGVERRQFRTIAQGLVTSSPLDVDQFGIPRFRYVKIKNRATRGDVCVDAVAAHRHE, from the coding sequence ATGACCCCCTGTCCTCGCTGCGGCCACGAGAACGTCGATCACGCGCGCTTCTGCTCCGCGTGCGGCGCGATCCTCGAAGCCCGCGCGAGCGTCGACGATCCGCTGATCGGACGGATCGTCGCCGATCGATACCGCATCGTCCGCCCGATCGGCGAGGGCGGCATGGGCCGCGTCTACCTCGCCGAGCAGCGCATGGGCACCACGACGCGCGCGGTCGCGATCAAGGTGCTCACCACGCCGATGAGCGACTCGCTCGCGGTCGCGCGCTTCTACCGCGAGTGCGAGACCGTCGTGCAGCTCACGCACCCGCACACGATCCGCTTCTACGACTTCGGCGAGCTCGCGCTCCCGCTCTCGAGCGGCGCGGTCGATCGCCGGCTCTACATCGCGATGGAGTACGTCGACGGTCGCTCGCTCGCGACCGCGATCGAGTCGGGCCCGCTGCCGCTCGACATCGTCGATCGCCTGGTGCGTCAGATCGGCGGCGCGCTCACCGAGGCGCACCGGCGCGGCATCGTCCATCGCGATCTGAAGCCCGACAACGTGCTGCTCGCGCACAACGAGGCCGAGGGCGAGATCGCGAAGGTGCTCGACTTCGGCATCGCGAAGAAGGACCACGTCGAGGGCCCCGAGATCACCGCGCAGGGCACGATCATCGGCACGCCGGCCTACATGAGCCCGGAGCAGATCTCGGGCATGCGCGTCGACGAGCGCTCCGACGTCTACGCGCTCGCGCTGATGACCTACGAGATGCTCACCGGCGCGCGGCCCTTCGCGGCGCGCACGCCGATCGAGTGGGCCACGGCGCACATGATGTCGGCGCCGCGATCGTTCGACGAGTTCCCGTCGGCGCAGGCGCTCTCGCCCGAGCGACGCGCGGCGATCCTGCGCGGGCTCGAGAAGGACCCGCAGAGCCGCACCGCGTCGGTGCGCCGCTTCGTCGACGACTTCTGCGGCATCGAATCGAGCCAGCCCACGCCGATCCCGCGCATCCCGTCGACCGCGCCGCCGAGCGATCTCGGCAACGCGCCGACGCTCGCCGCGCCGCACACGCCGCGCGACACCGCGCCGCACGTCGGGGCGATCCCGGGCGCAGGCCCCGGCCTCGGCGCGATCCTCGGCGCGGCGCTCGGCGGCATCGCGCTGATCGCGGCGGGCGCAGCGACGGTGTGGGTCGTCGCAGGCGGGCCGAGCGACGTGCAGGACGTCGCGGACGCGGCGGCGCCGCACGATGCGGGCACCGATGCCGAGGGCCACCTGCCGCACGAGTGGCTCACGATCCTCCACTTCGAGGAGCGAGCGCGCGACGCCACGCACGCGCTCGGCCCGCCCGACGGACGCTGCGCATCGATCGCGCCGGGCGGCACGATCACGCTCGAGCTCACGCCGGGGGCGCGCATGCTCACCGACGGCACCGAGCACCCCGACCTGCAGATCGAAGTGCGCGAGGGATCGGGCCCCTATCGCGTCGACGTGGGCGTCGAGCGCCGGCAGTTCCGCACGATCGCGCAGGGCCTCGTGACGAGCTCACCGCTCGACGTGGATCAGTTCGGGATCCCGCGCTTCCGCTACGTGAAGATCAAGAACCGCGCGACCCGCGGCGACGTGTGCGTCGACGCGGTCGCGGCGCATCGACACGAGTGA
- a CDS encoding GH92 family glycosyl hydrolase — protein MTREALTYALWLGLCGSLSACGDSDAATPDAGPADSGPVDAGPPPASRPAATPLLQWVDAFIGTGGIGFNDIGSTYPGPAMPFGMIHPGPDTMNETGALVFTHCSGYAYRDRYIRAFSHTRMNGVGITDYGAVALMPTIGMSAERTTALGHRSSYDKESELASPGYYAVTLDEGDIRVELTSGLRAALHRYTFQAGSDATVLLDVAHALPEVRVDDGAITVLPESREFEGFVHFSGGYSGRFGGVRVYYVARFDRDFAAHGVWQAGALHEGETTRSGADVGGWARFDASSDREVSVAVGISFLDVARARMNLEAEAADLDFDRMRAAAESEWESQLARVEIEGRDERDFRIFYTALYHALLMPTLATESDGRYRGLDGEEHVADGFTYYTDLSLWDTYRTFHPWATLLWRDRATDFVKSMIAMAEQHGSYPRWPLGTGETGGMLGDPAVIVLADTWQRGVRDWDVARAYELARVSADGDPPSGGRGNMEPYLRLGFVPIESAGSSASKTMEYAYADDAVATLARAAGDDESAATYESRGRNYQNLWDAERELFIGRHEDGSWPAEVNERRWEDFYAEGNAWQYLWLAPHDVEGLAETMGGRERMLERLAFFFQESELERRTVGPPAWYWHGNEPDLHAPYLFAGLGDHDGSARWAAWARRTFYGDTPEGLPGNDDGGTMSAWYLFASLGLYPMAGDDDFVLGTPLWTRAVVHLEDGDLVIEAPEASAHAVYARSMSWNGAAIAGTRIEHVDVAAGGTLSFGMSASPE, from the coding sequence GTGACGCGCGAAGCACTGACGTATGCGCTGTGGCTGGGCCTGTGTGGGAGCCTTTCCGCGTGCGGCGACTCCGACGCTGCGACCCCCGACGCCGGGCCCGCGGACTCGGGGCCCGTCGATGCCGGTCCACCGCCTGCGTCGCGCCCCGCCGCCACACCGCTGCTCCAGTGGGTCGACGCGTTCATCGGGACCGGCGGGATCGGATTCAACGACATCGGGAGCACGTATCCGGGCCCCGCGATGCCGTTCGGGATGATCCATCCGGGCCCCGACACGATGAACGAGACCGGTGCGCTCGTGTTCACGCACTGCAGCGGATATGCGTACCGCGACCGTTACATCCGGGCCTTCTCGCACACGCGGATGAACGGAGTCGGGATCACCGACTACGGCGCGGTCGCGCTGATGCCGACGATCGGGATGAGCGCGGAGCGCACGACCGCGCTCGGACATCGCTCGAGCTACGACAAGGAGAGCGAGCTCGCGTCGCCGGGCTATTACGCGGTGACGCTCGACGAGGGCGACATCCGCGTGGAGCTCACGAGCGGTCTGCGCGCGGCGCTGCATCGCTACACGTTCCAGGCGGGCTCGGACGCGACGGTGCTGCTCGACGTCGCGCACGCGCTGCCCGAGGTGCGCGTCGACGACGGCGCGATCACGGTGCTGCCCGAGAGCCGCGAATTCGAAGGCTTCGTGCACTTCTCGGGCGGGTACTCGGGGCGCTTCGGCGGCGTGCGCGTGTACTACGTCGCGCGCTTCGATCGTGACTTCGCCGCGCACGGCGTGTGGCAGGCGGGCGCGCTGCACGAGGGCGAGACGACGCGCAGCGGCGCGGACGTCGGAGGCTGGGCGCGCTTCGACGCATCGAGCGACCGCGAGGTGAGCGTGGCAGTCGGGATCTCGTTCCTCGACGTCGCGCGCGCGCGGATGAACCTCGAGGCCGAGGCGGCGGATCTCGATTTCGATCGGATGCGCGCAGCGGCGGAGTCGGAGTGGGAGTCGCAGCTGGCGCGGGTGGAGATCGAGGGACGCGACGAGCGCGATTTCCGGATCTTCTACACCGCGCTCTATCACGCGCTGCTGATGCCGACGCTGGCGACGGAGTCCGATGGTCGCTATCGCGGCCTCGATGGAGAAGAGCACGTGGCCGACGGATTCACGTACTACACGGATCTGTCGCTGTGGGACACGTATCGAACGTTCCATCCGTGGGCGACGCTGCTGTGGCGCGATCGCGCGACCGACTTCGTGAAGTCGATGATCGCGATGGCGGAGCAGCACGGCAGCTATCCGCGCTGGCCGCTGGGCACCGGCGAGACCGGAGGGATGCTCGGAGATCCCGCGGTGATCGTGCTCGCCGACACGTGGCAGCGCGGCGTGCGCGACTGGGACGTCGCGCGCGCCTACGAGCTCGCGCGGGTGAGCGCGGACGGTGATCCGCCGAGCGGTGGGCGCGGCAACATGGAGCCCTATCTGCGGCTCGGGTTCGTGCCGATCGAGAGCGCGGGATCGAGCGCGTCGAAGACGATGGAGTACGCGTACGCCGACGATGCGGTGGCGACGCTGGCGCGCGCGGCGGGTGACGACGAGAGCGCGGCGACGTACGAGTCGCGGGGGCGGAATTACCAGAACCTCTGGGACGCGGAGCGAGAGCTGTTCATCGGTCGTCACGAGGACGGCAGTTGGCCCGCAGAGGTCAACGAGCGTCGATGGGAGGACTTCTATGCAGAGGGCAATGCATGGCAGTACCTCTGGCTCGCTCCCCACGACGTCGAAGGGCTCGCGGAGACGATGGGTGGACGCGAGCGGATGCTCGAGCGCCTGGCGTTCTTCTTCCAGGAGAGCGAGCTCGAGCGGCGCACGGTCGGTCCGCCCGCGTGGTACTGGCACGGCAACGAGCCGGATCTGCACGCGCCTTATCTGTTCGCGGGCCTCGGCGATCACGACGGGAGCGCGCGCTGGGCGGCGTGGGCGCGGCGCACGTTCTACGGCGACACGCCCGAAGGGCTGCCGGGCAACGACGACGGCGGGACGATGAGCGCCTGGTACCTCTTCGCGAGCCTCGGGCTCTACCCGATGGCGGGCGACGACGACTTCGTGCTCGGCACGCCCCTCTGGACGCGCGCGGTGGTGCATCTCGAGGACGGCGATCTGGTGATCGAGGCGCCCGAGGCGAGCGCGCACGCGGTGTACGCGCGATCGATGTCGTGGAACGGCGCGGCGATCGCGGGGACGCGCATCGAGCACGTCGACGTCGCGGCAGGTGGGACGCTCTCGTTCGGGATGAGCGCGAGCCCCGAGTGA
- a CDS encoding MFS transporter encodes MSPIHTLRERIPDRNLWVVYLTTWVLATAYGLALATTPLVLIERHFTDGEIGATASWFGAGIVSFAIPSGWIIRRFSARRTLVVCILGYASMIALFPFLPELWQIGINRFLDGAFSVGVWVSCETLLLLRAPKEHKAFATSLYAIATGLGYFVGGGICWALVHVMSLGTVFVIAAVVAALSSLIALFRLEPDPPALHTSDEHHGAANVRDWASLAWRIKTSSFATFCTGFFQASVVIFLPAYLHYVKHVPEEDTTLVTAVSAGGMLVISNVAGRLGDRVGHLFVLRALAIVGVLVLLSFVPLTSFPVMLVAVLIGGGSLASIPPLSLALQGAIASPSEYARSNSIFNVFFATGLLSGPYLTGRVSESLGREAILYLFASLWTALIVLSLIFRKDDPATRR; translated from the coding sequence TTGTCGCCGATCCACACGCTCCGGGAGCGCATCCCCGATCGCAACCTCTGGGTCGTCTACCTGACCACGTGGGTGCTCGCGACCGCGTACGGCCTCGCGCTCGCGACCACGCCGCTCGTCCTGATCGAGCGGCACTTCACCGACGGCGAGATCGGCGCCACCGCGTCGTGGTTCGGCGCCGGCATCGTCAGCTTCGCGATCCCCTCGGGCTGGATCATCCGGCGCTTCAGCGCGCGCCGCACGCTCGTCGTGTGCATCCTCGGCTACGCGTCGATGATCGCGCTCTTCCCGTTCCTCCCGGAGCTCTGGCAGATCGGGATCAACCGCTTCCTCGACGGCGCGTTCTCGGTCGGCGTGTGGGTGAGCTGCGAGACGCTCCTCCTCCTGCGCGCGCCCAAGGAGCACAAGGCGTTCGCGACGAGCCTCTACGCGATCGCGACCGGCCTCGGGTACTTCGTCGGCGGCGGGATCTGCTGGGCGCTCGTGCACGTGATGTCGCTCGGCACCGTGTTCGTGATCGCCGCCGTCGTCGCCGCGCTCTCGAGCCTGATCGCGCTCTTCCGCCTCGAGCCCGACCCGCCCGCGCTGCACACGTCGGACGAGCACCACGGCGCCGCGAACGTGCGCGACTGGGCCTCGCTCGCGTGGCGCATCAAGACCTCGAGCTTCGCGACCTTCTGCACCGGCTTCTTCCAGGCGTCGGTCGTGATCTTCCTGCCCGCGTACCTCCACTACGTGAAGCACGTGCCCGAGGAGGACACGACGCTCGTCACCGCGGTGTCGGCGGGCGGCATGCTCGTCATCTCGAACGTCGCGGGGCGCCTCGGCGATCGCGTCGGACACCTCTTCGTGCTGCGCGCGCTCGCGATCGTCGGCGTGCTCGTCCTGCTCTCGTTCGTACCGCTCACGAGCTTCCCGGTGATGCTCGTCGCGGTGCTGATCGGCGGCGGATCGCTCGCGTCCATCCCGCCGCTCTCGCTCGCGCTCCAGGGCGCGATCGCGAGCCCGAGCGAGTACGCGCGCTCGAATTCGATCTTCAACGTGTTCTTCGCGACAGGCCTGCTCAGCGGCCCCTACCTCACCGGGCGCGTGTCGGAGTCGCTCGGCCGCGAGGCGATCCTCTATCTCTTCGCGTCGCTGTGGACCGCGCTGATCGTGCTCAGCCTCATCTTCCGCAAGGACGATCCCGCGACGCGGCGCTGA
- a CDS encoding DNA alkylation repair protein, producing MTTAGDAIAFFTARFEAEGDPARAASEKAYMKSELAFHGVPMAAIRSAARDFEKAHRDLDRAALRAIADALFASGWFDLRHAAIALLERRHRVLAPDDLAWLVSLVRDAAAWAHVDWLATKVIGAVLEAHPASSSMVEVWARDEDVWVRRTALLAHLDVLRAGKGDFDRWRAIAEPMLDDRSFWIRKAIGWVLRDVSRKHPARTEAFLRANATRCSGLTYREASKHLAPDVRAELDALRA from the coding sequence ATGACGACGGCGGGCGACGCGATCGCCTTCTTCACCGCGCGCTTCGAGGCCGAGGGCGACCCGGCGCGCGCCGCGAGCGAGAAGGCGTACATGAAGAGCGAGCTCGCGTTCCACGGCGTCCCGATGGCCGCGATCCGCAGCGCTGCGCGCGACTTCGAGAAGGCCCATCGCGACCTCGATCGCGCCGCGCTGCGCGCGATCGCCGACGCGCTCTTCGCGTCGGGCTGGTTCGACCTCCGTCACGCCGCGATCGCGCTGCTCGAGCGGCGCCATCGCGTGCTCGCGCCGGACGATCTCGCGTGGCTGGTCTCGCTCGTGCGCGACGCCGCCGCGTGGGCGCACGTCGACTGGCTCGCGACGAAGGTGATCGGCGCCGTGCTCGAGGCGCACCCCGCGTCGTCGTCGATGGTCGAGGTCTGGGCGCGCGACGAGGACGTCTGGGTGCGTCGCACCGCGCTGCTCGCGCACCTCGACGTGCTGCGCGCGGGGAAGGGCGACTTCGATCGCTGGCGCGCGATCGCCGAGCCGATGCTCGACGATCGGTCGTTCTGGATCCGCAAGGCGATCGGCTGGGTGCTGCGCGACGTCTCGCGCAAACATCCCGCGCGCACCGAGGCGTTCCTCCGCGCGAACGCGACGCGCTGCAGCGGCCTCACGTACCGCGAGGCGAGCAAGCACCTCGCGCCCGACGTGCGCGCCGAGCTCGACGCGCTGCGCGCGTGA
- a CDS encoding glutaredoxin family protein → MRGWIVGLAYVASVLLVSCGGEPSAPEGAPASPEEQGEIVTPPFAVRGDAEGLVLTWFDEQGAHTASARHEIPEARRGEVRVDSLEVAPEQRDPDHVYVADLRTPGEDGRYVVRRTTRDAFDRRVETFGETLEGGGPASTGEVASADVIVFGASWCGACRETEAFLRGRGIPFVERDIEREPGAREDMMQRASRAGVSPRGIPVIDFRGRIIQGFDRGALERAIRETSSAGGAGGGGGISI, encoded by the coding sequence ATGCGCGGGTGGATCGTGGGTCTCGCGTACGTCGCGAGCGTGCTCCTCGTCTCGTGTGGTGGAGAGCCGAGCGCTCCGGAGGGCGCGCCGGCGTCGCCCGAGGAGCAGGGCGAGATCGTGACGCCGCCGTTCGCGGTGCGCGGTGACGCGGAGGGGCTCGTGCTCACGTGGTTCGACGAGCAGGGCGCGCACACCGCGAGCGCGCGCCACGAGATCCCCGAGGCGCGGCGAGGCGAGGTGCGCGTCGACTCGCTCGAGGTGGCGCCCGAGCAGCGCGATCCCGATCACGTCTACGTCGCGGATCTGCGCACGCCTGGCGAGGACGGGCGCTACGTCGTGCGGCGCACGACGCGCGACGCGTTCGATCGGCGCGTCGAGACGTTCGGCGAGACGCTCGAGGGCGGCGGGCCGGCGAGCACCGGCGAGGTCGCGTCGGCGGACGTGATCGTGTTCGGCGCGTCGTGGTGCGGCGCATGCCGCGAGACCGAGGCGTTCCTGCGTGGCCGCGGGATCCCGTTCGTCGAGCGCGACATCGAACGCGAGCCCGGCGCGCGCGAGGACATGATGCAGCGCGCATCGCGCGCGGGCGTGTCGCCGCGCGGCATCCCGGTGATCGACTTCCGCGGGCGGATCATCCAGGGTTTCGATCGCGGCGCGCTCGAGCGCGCGATCCGCGAGACGAGCAGCGCGGGCGGTGCCGGCGGGGGCGGCGGGATCAGCATCTGA
- a CDS encoding tetratricopeptide repeat protein → MKGLLVLALTLGIVSPALAQTPDPTRDAEARALFDAGAASYEAGRYDEALGYFQRSYELSGRPQLLYNIGSAAERTRQDALALRSYEEYLRLVPDAPNRARAETRIEALRRIVSADETAEPPTAEQAATAAVVEPSTGPSGGEPSSGPGVGPWIVVGGGAAVMVAGAILLGVGLADRAAVEDPADGARWADAEAAYERGPAILTSGIVLLPVGAAIVGAGLAWAFIPVESGGVERISLRVGPGSIAVAGRF, encoded by the coding sequence ATGAAGGGACTGCTGGTTCTCGCGCTGACACTGGGGATCGTGAGCCCCGCCCTGGCTCAGACCCCAGATCCGACGCGCGACGCCGAGGCGCGCGCGCTCTTCGACGCGGGAGCGGCCTCGTACGAAGCGGGGCGCTACGACGAGGCGCTCGGCTATTTCCAGCGCAGCTACGAGCTCAGCGGGCGCCCGCAGCTCCTCTACAACATCGGCTCCGCGGCGGAGCGGACGCGGCAGGACGCGCTCGCCCTGCGCTCCTACGAGGAGTATCTGCGGCTCGTCCCCGACGCGCCGAACCGTGCTCGCGCCGAGACCCGGATCGAAGCGCTGCGACGCATCGTGAGCGCCGACGAGACCGCGGAGCCACCGACGGCGGAGCAAGCCGCGACGGCGGCCGTCGTCGAGCCGAGCACCGGCCCGAGCGGAGGCGAGCCGAGTTCCGGCCCGGGCGTCGGCCCTTGGATCGTCGTCGGCGGCGGCGCGGCGGTGATGGTCGCGGGCGCGATCCTGCTCGGCGTGGGGCTCGCGGATCGTGCGGCCGTCGAGGACCCGGCGGACGGCGCGCGCTGGGCGGACGCCGAGGCCGCGTACGAGCGTGGACCGGCGATCCTGACGAGCGGCATCGTGCTCCTTCCGGTCGGCGCGGCGATCGTCGGAGCGGGGCTGGCGTGGGCGTTCATCCCCGTCGAGAGCGGGGGCGTCGAGCGCATCTCGCTGCGGGTCGGGCCCGGGTCGATCGCGGTCGCGGGGAGGTTCTGA
- a CDS encoding serine/threonine-protein kinase, translated as MPEARTMVDPLIGRTIGGRYRLIQRLGSGGMSSVYLARHVLIDRLMAIKTLRRDLASDPVQRDRFIREARAVNRINHENIVEITDFGEAEDGLVYLVMEYVPGEPLLRVMSSQGPFSIARAFDIAQQIGSALARAHQMGVVHRDLKPENILIVQKRDRKDFVKILDFGIAKILDAPSLTGSQQIFGTPGYIAPEYIQSTNIDGRADLYSLGVILYEMVTGALPFDYEYPGDLLVKHVTEQPIPPTQRRPEVPGPVEALVLRCLVKDPQDRFRDAYHFLSELRAVRERLGPATSWGALNEPGVEVGRALDEHAPTPDVLAASRSAHEDDSSERDELRTTQPSRSEVHDTPLEPERLPRGPAAPGGFGRVTAEYARPVIPEPPRDDLEIEVEVDVAAIAEEEKAKELDRATQPAPAPEMAPDGLFGVRRWRKRFDAIRAWLDELEMDHPAPAEIDHAMAFAARTLESLEESVAVSETHQATVESLGVSARDYRATLGRTIDELAGELSKRRGELEQLVRRRDELAVRREVARAKVRDREATEGEADALLWELAAVEEDVRVKAGQCDELEAQVTDLRDRLDRENERFEGEIASLVAVLDVEMQRLEGIAAALRAPLERAEKYVRDRWPDAR; from the coding sequence ATGCCCGAAGCCCGCACGATGGTCGACCCGCTGATCGGACGTACGATCGGCGGGCGCTACCGGTTGATCCAGCGGCTGGGCAGTGGAGGGATGTCGAGCGTCTACCTCGCTCGACACGTGCTCATCGATCGCCTGATGGCGATCAAGACGCTCCGTCGCGATCTCGCGTCCGATCCCGTGCAGCGCGACCGCTTCATCCGCGAGGCGCGCGCGGTCAATCGGATCAACCACGAGAACATCGTCGAGATCACCGACTTCGGCGAGGCCGAGGACGGGCTCGTCTACCTCGTGATGGAGTACGTCCCGGGCGAGCCGCTGCTGCGCGTGATGAGCAGCCAGGGCCCGTTCTCGATCGCGCGCGCGTTCGACATCGCGCAGCAGATCGGCAGCGCGCTCGCGCGCGCGCACCAGATGGGCGTGGTCCACCGCGACCTCAAGCCCGAGAACATCCTGATCGTGCAGAAGCGCGATCGGAAGGACTTCGTGAAGATCCTGGACTTCGGGATCGCGAAGATCCTCGATGCGCCCTCGCTCACGGGATCGCAGCAGATCTTCGGCACGCCGGGATACATCGCGCCCGAGTACATCCAGTCGACGAACATCGACGGTCGCGCCGACCTCTACTCGCTGGGCGTGATCCTCTACGAGATGGTCACGGGCGCGCTCCCGTTCGACTACGAGTACCCGGGCGACCTGCTCGTGAAGCACGTCACCGAGCAGCCGATCCCGCCGACGCAGCGCCGCCCCGAGGTGCCCGGCCCGGTCGAGGCGCTCGTGCTGCGGTGCCTCGTGAAGGACCCGCAGGATCGCTTCCGCGACGCGTACCACTTCCTCTCGGAGCTGCGCGCCGTGCGCGAGCGGCTCGGCCCCGCGACGAGCTGGGGCGCGCTCAACGAGCCCGGCGTCGAGGTCGGACGTGCGCTCGACGAGCACGCGCCGACGCCCGACGTGCTCGCCGCGTCGCGGAGCGCCCACGAGGACGACTCGAGCGAGCGCGACGAGCTGCGCACGACGCAGCCGTCGCGCAGCGAGGTGCACGACACGCCGCTCGAGCCCGAGCGCCTTCCGCGCGGGCCCGCCGCGCCCGGCGGGTTCGGTCGTGTGACCGCGGAGTACGCGCGTCCGGTGATCCCCGAGCCGCCGCGCGACGATCTCGAGATCGAGGTCGAGGTCGACGTCGCCGCGATCGCCGAAGAAGAGAAGGCGAAAGAGCTCGATCGCGCGACCCAGCCCGCGCCCGCGCCCGAGATGGCGCCCGACGGCCTCTTCGGGGTGCGCCGCTGGCGCAAGCGCTTCGACGCGATCCGCGCGTGGCTCGACGAGCTCGAGATGGATCACCCCGCGCCCGCCGAGATCGATCACGCGATGGCGTTCGCGGCGCGCACGCTCGAGTCGCTCGAGGAGTCGGTCGCGGTGTCGGAGACACACCAGGCCACGGTCGAGTCGCTCGGAGTGAGCGCGCGCGACTACCGCGCGACGCTGGGCCGCACGATCGACGAGCTCGCGGGCGAGCTCAGCAAGCGGCGCGGCGAGCTCGAGCAGCTCGTGCGCCGTCGCGACGAGCTCGCGGTGCGTCGCGAGGTCGCGCGCGCGAAGGTGCGCGATCGCGAGGCGACCGAGGGCGAGGCCGACGCGCTCCTCTGGGAGCTCGCCGCGGTCGAGGAAGACGTGCGCGTGAAGGCGGGCCAGTGCGACGAGCTCGAGGCGCAGGTCACGGATCTGCGCGATCGCCTCGATCGCGAGAACGAGCGCTTCGAGGGCGAGATCGCGTCGCTCGTCGCAGTGCTCGACGTCGAGATGCAGCGCCTCGAGGGCATCGCGGCCGCGCTGCGCGCGCCGCTCGAGCGCGCCGAGAAGTACGTGCGCGACCGCTGGCCCGACGCGCGCTGA
- a CDS encoding formylglycine-generating enzyme family protein has protein sequence MTRVALTIPLLASLLGGLHLQLRASAIEGPHDLRLERDDVVWIEEGEFTMGPSRGDVLFAILLCQDEHDLAVAEGCADARFDHEGRPRRVHVATFGIDRTEVTHAAYRRCVAAGRCAPPRIDEGDARVGGDTMPVAGITAGDAEAYCAFAGGRLPTEDEWEKAARGDTNRRFPWGRFYHARLANHGRPPLRPDVGDGFRWAAPVGSFPDGASPYGVLDMAGNVYEWTSSRPSEEDFDVLGVQDQDPTPYRILRGGSWSHPAVSMRVTHRALLLASDARVDVGVRCAYDPPRAR, from the coding sequence ATGACGCGCGTCGCGCTCACGATCCCACTGCTCGCGTCGCTCCTCGGCGGCCTGCACCTGCAGCTCCGCGCGAGCGCGATCGAGGGTCCACACGATCTCCGCCTCGAGCGGGACGACGTCGTGTGGATCGAAGAGGGTGAATTCACGATGGGCCCTTCGCGCGGCGACGTGCTCTTCGCGATCCTGCTCTGCCAGGACGAGCACGATCTCGCGGTCGCCGAGGGCTGCGCCGACGCGCGCTTCGACCACGAGGGCCGCCCGCGCCGCGTGCACGTCGCGACGTTCGGCATCGATCGCACCGAGGTCACCCACGCGGCGTACCGCCGCTGTGTGGCCGCGGGGCGCTGCGCTCCGCCGCGCATCGACGAAGGTGACGCGCGCGTGGGCGGCGACACGATGCCGGTCGCCGGGATCACCGCGGGCGACGCCGAGGCGTACTGCGCGTTCGCGGGCGGTCGCTTGCCCACCGAGGACGAGTGGGAGAAGGCCGCGCGCGGCGACACGAACCGGCGCTTCCCGTGGGGTCGCTTCTACCACGCGCGCCTCGCGAACCATGGTCGTCCTCCGCTGCGCCCCGACGTCGGCGACGGGTTCCGCTGGGCCGCGCCGGTCGGCTCGTTCCCCGACGGCGCGAGCCCCTACGGCGTGCTCGACATGGCGGGCAACGTGTACGAGTGGACCTCGTCGCGCCCGAGCGAAGAGGACTTCGACGTGCTCGGCGTGCAGGACCAGGACCCCACGCCGTATCGCATCCTGCGCGGCGGATCGTGGAGCCATCCCGCGGTCTCGATGCGCGTCACGCACCGCGCGCTCCTGCTCGCGAGCGACGCGCGCGTCGACGTCGGCGTGCGCTGTGCGTACGACCCTCCGCGCGCGCGGTGA